The Burkholderia pyrrocinia genome has a segment encoding these proteins:
- a CDS encoding glycosyltransferase family 2 protein, translated as MIRLALQTLSRQAQIRGGYINAGRYNLGALRRDGLRGLRARLTRLNSGAGFADTPPPPEVYWAWIERYDTLTEQRRIQALAEIEHFERCPLISIVVPTYNSDERFLREMIESVRGQIYPHWELCIADDASPSESVRQVLEAARASDERIKVVYRSVNGHISEASNSALDIATGEYVALLDHDDIIPPHALFMVVKYLNKYPGARMFYSDEDKLSADNERTSPYFKSDWNPQLFLSQNMFSHLGVFETALVREAGGFRKGLEGSQDYDLALRCVELSGHDAVVHIPHVLYHWRILPGSTASSGSEKPYALVAAIRALEDHLARTQTRAVVEPPSNQHSTLRVKYALPRPAPKTSIIIPTRDGLSILKQCIDSIFARTTYPNYEIIIVDNGSVKPETLAYFDSLKTETRVRILRDDSPFNFSALNNRAVAIATGDYVCLLNNDVEVISPDWLDELVGIASQPGNGAVGAALWYPNDKLQHGGVVIGLGGVAGHMHTLLPRGQYGYFCRAVATQNLSAVTAACLVIRKAIYEEVGGLNEELAVAFNDVDFCLRVREAGYRNVWTPYAELYHHESATRGSDMDPDKYQRFVGEVRWMENRWAGHLEFDPAYNPNLTLSGQVAPFALANPPRLDMLE; from the coding sequence ATGATCCGGCTGGCACTGCAAACACTCTCTCGCCAAGCGCAGATACGCGGCGGTTATATCAACGCCGGTCGATACAACCTCGGGGCATTGAGGCGCGATGGCCTTCGCGGGCTACGCGCACGCCTGACCCGGCTGAACAGCGGCGCCGGATTCGCCGACACTCCTCCCCCGCCCGAAGTCTATTGGGCATGGATCGAACGCTATGACACGTTAACCGAGCAACGAAGAATCCAGGCACTCGCCGAGATCGAGCATTTCGAGCGCTGCCCGCTGATTTCGATCGTCGTACCCACGTACAACAGCGACGAACGCTTTCTGCGCGAAATGATCGAATCGGTCCGCGGGCAGATCTACCCGCATTGGGAGCTTTGCATTGCAGATGATGCATCCCCGTCCGAATCGGTCAGGCAAGTTCTCGAAGCGGCCCGCGCAAGCGACGAACGAATCAAGGTCGTGTATCGATCCGTAAACGGGCATATTTCCGAGGCAAGCAACAGCGCACTCGACATCGCAACCGGAGAATATGTCGCCCTGCTCGACCACGACGACATTATTCCGCCGCATGCATTGTTCATGGTAGTCAAATACCTGAACAAGTATCCGGGCGCACGGATGTTCTACAGCGACGAGGACAAGCTCTCAGCCGACAACGAGCGCACCTCGCCGTACTTCAAGAGCGACTGGAACCCACAGTTGTTTCTCTCTCAAAACATGTTTTCCCATTTGGGGGTGTTCGAAACAGCCCTTGTGCGCGAAGCAGGGGGATTCAGGAAAGGCCTCGAAGGAAGTCAGGATTACGATCTTGCACTCCGTTGCGTCGAACTTTCCGGACACGATGCAGTCGTGCACATCCCGCATGTCCTGTACCACTGGCGTATCCTTCCCGGCAGCACTGCGAGCAGCGGCAGCGAAAAGCCGTATGCCCTCGTGGCCGCGATCCGCGCGCTCGAGGATCATCTCGCGCGTACGCAGACTCGCGCGGTCGTCGAGCCCCCGAGCAATCAACATTCGACGCTTCGCGTCAAATATGCGCTCCCTCGGCCTGCGCCCAAGACTTCGATCATCATTCCGACGCGAGACGGCCTATCGATTCTCAAGCAGTGCATTGACAGCATCTTTGCCAGAACGACATATCCGAACTACGAGATCATCATTGTCGACAACGGCAGCGTGAAACCGGAGACGCTTGCATATTTCGATTCTCTGAAAACCGAAACACGCGTTCGAATTCTCCGGGATGATTCGCCGTTCAATTTCTCCGCACTGAACAATCGAGCCGTTGCAATTGCAACAGGCGACTATGTTTGCCTGCTGAACAACGATGTCGAAGTCATTTCGCCGGACTGGCTGGACGAACTCGTCGGCATCGCGTCGCAACCTGGAAACGGCGCAGTCGGCGCAGCGCTCTGGTATCCAAACGACAAGCTACAGCACGGTGGAGTGGTGATCGGGTTAGGAGGCGTGGCAGGTCACATGCATACCTTGCTTCCGAGAGGGCAATATGGCTATTTCTGCCGCGCCGTCGCAACGCAAAACCTGTCCGCGGTCACTGCGGCATGTCTCGTAATCCGAAAGGCCATCTACGAGGAGGTTGGCGGATTGAACGAAGAACTTGCCGTCGCATTCAACGACGTGGACTTTTGCCTTCGTGTCCGTGAAGCCGGCTATCGAAACGTCTGGACACCCTACGCCGAGCTATATCACCACGAGTCGGCAACACGCGGCTCCGACATGGATCCGGACAAGTACCAGCGATTTGTCGGCGAGGTGCGATGGATGGAAAACCGTTGGGCCGGCCATCTCGAGTTCGATCCTGCCTACAACCCCAACCTGACGTTGAGCGGCCAGGTCGCACCGTTCGCGCTCGCGAATCCGCCACGGCTCGACATGCTCGAATGA
- a CDS encoding ABC transporter ATP-binding protein, which translates to MLSERVIEVASLGKGFKTYDRPADRLIQLVFNFAARLAPGVPLKARLRQRAEAAGRTFWALRDINLTVNRGETVGIIGRNGSGKSTLLQIICGTLSPTEGSIRATGRIAALLELGSGFEPEYTGRENVYMNGQLHGLSKEQIDDRFAAIEAFADIGDFIDQPIKTYSSGMFVRLAFAVIAHVDADILVIDEALAVGDAFFTQKCMRFLRKFMQTGTILFVSHDTSAIRSLCTRAVWIDRGAIVDEGDPKDVSNRYLQAYYESQQGKSKISAPPIPALDRKDGERADQRTQYSTRMATARNFTFDPSRTDTMFGGEAALHSAELKREDGSRMLWTDGGELATLRIEAAMARPISEAVVGFTVKDKLGRMLFGDHTYWVSSERPLSLAENEQIAAEFTFLMPVLTPGDYAIDVVVADAALPGEQLLLRAHDACVFKSEAASSSTGLVGIPMQHISLSVESAASPHD; encoded by the coding sequence ATGTTATCTGAGCGCGTCATCGAGGTAGCGTCGTTAGGCAAGGGCTTCAAAACATATGACCGACCTGCCGATCGCCTGATCCAGCTGGTGTTCAACTTCGCCGCGCGCCTCGCCCCCGGCGTGCCGCTCAAGGCGCGACTTCGTCAGCGCGCCGAAGCAGCGGGCCGCACGTTCTGGGCATTGCGCGATATCAATCTGACGGTGAACCGCGGTGAAACGGTCGGCATCATCGGCAGAAACGGATCGGGGAAAAGCACGCTGCTGCAGATCATCTGCGGAACGCTATCTCCGACCGAAGGTTCGATCCGCGCAACAGGCCGAATCGCCGCCTTGCTGGAGCTGGGCTCCGGCTTCGAGCCCGAATACACCGGGCGAGAAAACGTCTACATGAACGGGCAGTTGCACGGTCTCTCGAAAGAGCAGATCGACGATCGCTTTGCCGCCATCGAGGCATTCGCCGATATTGGCGACTTCATCGACCAGCCGATCAAGACCTACTCGAGCGGAATGTTCGTGCGCCTCGCCTTCGCAGTCATTGCGCACGTCGACGCCGATATTCTGGTGATCGATGAAGCGCTCGCTGTCGGAGATGCGTTCTTTACGCAAAAGTGCATGCGCTTTCTTCGAAAATTCATGCAGACCGGCACAATCCTGTTTGTGAGCCATGACACATCAGCGATCCGGAGTCTGTGTACACGCGCCGTCTGGATCGATCGCGGCGCAATCGTCGACGAGGGCGACCCGAAGGATGTCAGCAATCGCTACTTGCAGGCCTATTACGAGTCACAGCAAGGCAAGAGCAAGATTTCGGCTCCTCCGATTCCAGCTCTCGATCGCAAAGATGGAGAACGAGCGGATCAACGGACCCAATACTCGACTCGCATGGCAACCGCTCGCAATTTCACCTTCGATCCCTCGCGCACCGACACCATGTTCGGTGGCGAAGCAGCTCTCCACTCGGCTGAGCTGAAGAGAGAGGACGGCAGTCGGATGCTCTGGACGGACGGTGGAGAGCTTGCAACACTGCGCATCGAGGCAGCAATGGCTCGCCCAATATCTGAAGCCGTGGTCGGCTTCACCGTCAAGGACAAGCTGGGCCGCATGCTGTTTGGCGATCACACGTACTGGGTATCGTCTGAGCGGCCGCTCAGCCTTGCGGAAAACGAACAGATCGCTGCCGAATTCACGTTTCTGATGCCGGTTCTCACCCCCGGTGACTATGCTATCGACGTCGTTGTTGCGGACGCTGCGCTACCGGGAGAACAGTTGCTGCTCCGCGCACATGACGCGTGCGTATTCAAGTCGGAAGCCGCTTCGTCATCGACCGGGTTGGTTGGAATACCCATGCAGCACATCTCGCTGTCGGTCGAATCAGCTGCTTCGCCCCACGACTAA
- a CDS encoding sulfotransferase family protein: protein MFIIFGSPRSGTTLLKETLNLHSDLFVPMQTTLVSTGAHIAGSISNWEKAADIIAQSLVASDDFPLVFGQHFSEDDIHSVVKSAEPSFAGALEALYRELANRLGKRECGDKSPDDLLSIRKLEQSGLLAAPIKFIHIIRDVRGSVASLLNVDWAPSGIEEYFPRIWNYTNLHLYHALRGRPNYLLIRYEDFVLQPAATIEQITQLLNVPFQESMLDASRRGPELRTDPSHRNLAQPFLPERINAWRSQLSPGVIAHCEYSALEAMQTFGYK from the coding sequence ATGTTCATTATTTTCGGCTCTCCTCGCTCCGGCACGACGCTGCTCAAGGAGACGCTCAACCTCCACTCCGACTTGTTCGTCCCGATGCAAACGACGCTGGTCAGTACCGGCGCCCACATCGCGGGAAGCATCTCGAACTGGGAAAAGGCAGCGGACATCATCGCTCAATCGCTTGTCGCATCCGACGACTTCCCCCTCGTTTTCGGACAGCATTTCAGCGAAGACGACATCCATAGCGTGGTCAAATCAGCGGAACCCTCGTTCGCCGGCGCGCTTGAGGCGCTCTACCGCGAACTCGCGAACCGACTCGGCAAACGGGAATGCGGGGACAAATCGCCAGACGATCTGCTGTCGATTCGCAAGCTCGAACAGTCGGGGTTGCTCGCTGCCCCAATCAAGTTCATTCACATCATTCGCGACGTGCGCGGCTCCGTTGCCTCGTTGTTGAACGTCGATTGGGCGCCCTCCGGGATCGAAGAGTATTTTCCGCGGATCTGGAATTACACAAATTTGCATCTGTATCACGCGCTCAGGGGCCGCCCGAATTACCTCCTGATCCGCTACGAGGACTTCGTATTGCAACCGGCGGCTACTATCGAGCAAATCACGCAACTCCTCAACGTTCCATTCCAGGAATCGATGCTGGACGCCAGCCGGCGCGGACCCGAACTGCGAACGGATCCGAGCCACCGGAACCTCGCGCAACCGTTCCTTCCCGAGCGGATCAACGCGTGGCGGAGCCAACTCTCCCCAGGCGTCATCGCGCATTGCGAATACAGTGCGCTCGAGGCCATGCAAACATTTGGTTACAAATGA
- a CDS encoding ABC transporter permease: MQSFSASPTYLLTSLVKNRRLMFDLARRDAVGRYKGSALGILWSMLTPLLMLSVYTFVFSGVFKSRWGGQATPGSHSEFAVVLFAGMLTFNIFSECVNRAPSLVLANTNFVKKIVFPLEILPCVNLLSALFHAFVSITILLVAEFLIQGSVPITALLLPVVLAPLCLLILGISWLLSATGVYLRDIGQTIGILVTALMFLSPIFFPLSSLPANIRSLVYWNPLTFPIEQSRNVLIWGKSIDWTIWSGYLAISLIVSWIGFAWFQKTRKGFADVI, from the coding sequence ATGCAAAGCTTCAGCGCCTCGCCGACGTACCTCTTGACATCGCTGGTGAAGAATCGCCGCCTCATGTTCGATCTCGCCCGACGAGACGCCGTCGGGCGCTACAAAGGATCGGCACTCGGCATCCTGTGGTCGATGCTGACCCCGCTCCTCATGTTGAGTGTGTACACGTTCGTGTTCAGCGGAGTATTCAAATCCCGCTGGGGCGGACAAGCGACGCCGGGCTCGCACAGCGAATTCGCGGTCGTGCTGTTCGCCGGCATGCTGACATTCAACATATTTTCGGAATGCGTGAACCGCGCGCCTTCGCTCGTCTTGGCCAACACCAATTTCGTCAAGAAGATCGTCTTTCCGCTCGAAATTCTGCCATGCGTGAACTTGCTTTCAGCGCTCTTCCACGCGTTCGTCAGTATCACGATCCTTCTAGTCGCCGAATTCCTGATCCAGGGCAGCGTGCCGATCACGGCATTGTTGCTGCCCGTCGTGCTGGCGCCCCTTTGCCTGCTGATTCTCGGCATCTCGTGGCTGTTGTCGGCCACCGGCGTGTACCTGCGCGATATCGGCCAGACCATCGGCATCCTGGTGACTGCGCTCATGTTCCTGTCGCCGATCTTTTTTCCCCTTTCATCGCTACCCGCAAACATTCGAAGCCTGGTGTACTGGAATCCGCTGACCTTCCCGATCGAGCAGAGCCGAAACGTCCTGATTTGGGGCAAATCGATCGATTGGACGATCTGGAGCGGCTATCTGGCAATCAGCCTGATCGTGTCGTGGATCGGTTTTGCATGGTTCCAGAAAACACGAAAAGGATTTGCGGATGTTATCTGA